A part of Olleya sp. Bg11-27 genomic DNA contains:
- the rpsO gene encoding 30S ribosomal protein S15 — protein sequence MYLTKEAKAELFAKHGKDAKNTGSAEGQIALFTARIAHLTEHLKKNRKDYNTERSLVMLVGKRRSLLDYLIKKDVLRYRAIVKELGLRK from the coding sequence ATGTATTTAACAAAAGAAGCAAAAGCTGAACTTTTTGCAAAACACGGTAAAGACGCTAAGAATACTGGATCTGCAGAAGGTCAAATAGCATTATTCACAGCAAGAATAGCACACTTAACAGAGCACTTAAAGAAAAATCGTAAAGATTATAACACTGAGCGTTCTTTAGTAATGTTAGTAGGAAAAAGAAGAAGCTTACTAGATTACTTAATAAAGAAAGATGTCTTAAGATATCGTGCAATAGTAAAAGAATTAGGATTAAGAAAATAA
- the def gene encoding peptide deformylase, whose product MKKCIHLMVFILLFASCGSRKKVISKSFSDQQISMIMSSNASKPMRVFKINNTKDSILLRTQSAYIKPDPNNKVLKHFTERLFATVRDSLSMGVGIAAPQVGILKNIIWVQRFDKDQVPFEIYLNPKIVNYSQTKQTRREGCLSIPDRTDIVNTRSKEITITYDTMEGQHVTEVITDFTAVIFQHEIDHLYGILYLDHLEKEIKDAN is encoded by the coding sequence ATGAAAAAATGTATTCATCTAATGGTATTTATACTGCTTTTTGCTAGCTGTGGGAGTCGTAAAAAGGTTATATCTAAAAGTTTTTCTGATCAACAGATTAGTATGATTATGAGTAGTAACGCATCAAAACCTATGCGTGTATTTAAAATAAATAATACGAAAGATTCTATTCTATTAAGAACGCAGAGTGCTTACATAAAGCCTGATCCTAACAATAAAGTTTTGAAACATTTTACGGAACGCCTTTTTGCTACGGTTAGAGACAGCCTATCTATGGGGGTTGGTATTGCTGCTCCGCAAGTTGGTATACTGAAAAATATTATTTGGGTACAGCGTTTTGATAAAGATCAAGTACCTTTTGAAATCTATTTAAATCCTAAAATTGTTAACTATTCTCAAACAAAGCAAACCCGAAGGGAAGGTTGTTTGTCAATACCAGATCGAACAGATATTGTTAATACAAGATCTAAAGAGATTACTATCACGTATGATACTATGGAAGGACAACATGTAACCGAAGTTATTACGGATTTTACAGCTGTGATTTTTCAACATGAAATAGATCATTTATATGGTATCCTATATTTGGATCATCTAGAAAAAGAAATCAAGGATGCTAATTGA